A single genomic interval of Mangifera indica cultivar Alphonso chromosome 5, CATAS_Mindica_2.1, whole genome shotgun sequence harbors:
- the LOC123216657 gene encoding ribulose-1,5 bisphosphate carboxylase/oxygenase large subunit N-methyltransferase, chloroplastic — translation MAEVSRILHTTLLPTFSHFYNNPNSHTSFTTFPRKRHVLQCSVSTTNETTTSKATVTQKVITWGCDVDSLENSSDLQKWLSESGLPPQKMGIQKVDVGERGLVALKNIRKGEKLLFVPPSLFITADSEWSCPQAGEVLKQHSVPDWPLLATYLISEASLQRSSRWSNYISALPRQPYSLLYWTRAELDRYLEASQIRERAIERITNVIGTYNDLRLRIFSKYPDLFPEEIFNIETFKWSFGILFSRLVRLPSMDGRVALVPWADMLNHSCEVKTFLDFDKSSQGVVFTTDRSYQPGEQVFISYGKKSNGELLLSYGFVPREGTNPNDSVELPLSLNKSDKCYEEKLEALRKHGLSASECYPIQIIGWPVELMAYAYLVVSPPTMRGQFLEMAAAASNKTTSKKDIKYPEIEEEALQFILDRCESSISKYSKFLQESGSMDLDVTSPKQLNRRVFLKQLAVDLCTSERRILFRAQYILRRRLRDIRSGELRALRLFDNFRKLFK, via the exons ATGGCCGAAGTTTCTAGAATTTTGCACACCACTCTCCTTCCCACCTTCTCTCATTTCTACAACAACCCAAATTCTCACACTTCCTTCACAACTTTCCCGCGGAAAAGACATGTACTTCAGTGTTCAGTCTCAACAACAAACGAAACAACCACTTCCAAAGCGACTGTGACCCAGAAGGTCATTACGTGGGGATGTGACGTAGATTCGTTGGAGAACTCTTCTGATCTTCAAAAGTGGCTGTCTGAGTCGGGACTCCCTCCTCAGAAAATGGGCATACAAAAAGTCGATGTGGGAGAGAGAGGTTTAGTCGCCTTGAAGAATATTAGGAAGGGTGAGAAGTTACTTTTTGTTCCACCTTCTCTTTTTATCACCGCTGACTCG GAATGGAGCTGTCCACAGGCTGGTGAAGTGTTGAAACAGCATTCCGTACCTGATTGGCCTTTGCTTGCTACCTATTTGATTAGTGAAGCAAGTCTCCAGAGATCTTCAAGATGGAGCAATTATATCTCAGCCTTGCCTCGACAGCCATATTCACTTCTGTATTG GACACGTGCTGAACTAGATAGGTATCTGGAAGCATCGCAGATTAGAGAACGGGCAATTGAAAGGATTACCAATGTTATTGGAAC ATACAATGATTTGAGGCTGAGGATATTTTCCAAGTATCCTGATCTGTTCCCTGAAGAG ATATTCAATATAGAAACCTTCAAATGGTCATTTGGTATTCTTTTCTCACGCTTG GTTCGATTGCCCTCAATGGATGGAAGGGTTGCCTTGGTTCCCTGGGCAGATATGCTCAATCATAGTTGTGAG GTGAAGACATTTTTGGATTTTGATAAATCTTCTCAGGGAGTTGTGTTTACTACTGATCGGTCATATCAGCCAGGTGAGCAG GTTTTCATATCGTATGGCAAGAAATCTAATGGAGAACTTTTGCTGTCATATGGATTTGTTCCAAGGGAGGGAACCAACCCTAATGATTCGGTAGAGTTGCCATTGTCACTTAATAAATCAGACAAATGCTATGAGGAGAAGTTAGAAGCTCTGAGGAAGCACGGATTGTCAGC ATCTGAGTGTTACCCCATACAAATCATTGGATGGCCGGTAGAGTTAATGGCATACGCTTATTTAGTGGTCAGCCCACCGACTATGAGGGGGCAGTTTCTAGAG ATGGCTGCTGCAGCATCAAACAAGACAACCTCTAAGAAGGATATAAAATACCCTGAAATTGAGGAAGAAGCATTACAGTTCATCTTGGATAGATGTGAATCAAGCATCTCCAAGTACTCAAAATTTTTACAG GAAAGTGGATCAATGGATTTGGATGTAACATCTCCGAAGCAACTCAACCGAAGGGTGTTTCTAAAACAGCTAGCAGTGGACTTGTGCACTAGTGAGCGGAGAATACTATTCCGTGCACAATAT ATACTTAGAAGGAGACTGAGGGATATAAGGAGTGGCGAACTAAGAGCTCTAAGACTATTTGACAATTTCAGGAAGCTTTTTAAATGA
- the LOC123216516 gene encoding long chain acyl-CoA synthetase 8, which translates to MENSEGSSYNPPTLENLVNTVGLSAVKGIGMYGIVGAAVVAILVPVLLSKMLLGKKKVKQRGVPVEVGGEAGYAIRNNRASELVEVPWKGATTMAALFEQSCKKHSRNRFLGTRKLIDKDFVTASDGRKFEKLHLGDYEWQTYGEVFDRACHFASGLVNLGHNVDTRAAIFAETQAEWFIAFQGCFRQGITVVTIYASLGEDALIHSLNETQVTTLICDSKQLKKLSAISSSLNTIKNVIYFEGDGAANDSDFSGSSSKWTISSFSEVEKLGKRSPVIPNLPSKNGTAVIMYTSGSTGLPKGVMITHGNIVATAAAVKTVVPGLGQNDAYLAYLPLAHVFELAAESVMLTVGCAIGYGSPLTLTDTSSKIKKGTKGDVSVLRPTLLTAVPAILDRVRDGVVKKVEEKGGFAKNLFNIGYKRRLAAVEGSWFGAWGPEKMLWDAIVFNKVRAVLGGHLRFMLCGGAPLSRDSQRFINICIGAPIGQGYGLTETFAGAAFTEADDTSVGRVGPPLPCCYIKLVSWEEGGYLTSDKPMPRGEIVVGGFSVTSGYFNNPEKTNEVYKVDDRGMRWFYTGDIGRFHPDGCLEIIDRKKDIVKLQHGEYISLGKVEAALMSSNYVDNIMLYADPLHSYCVALVVPSHKDLEKWAQEAGIKYQNISELCDKAETIKEVQQSLSKVGKAAKLDKFEIPQKIKLLPNPWTPESGLVTAALKIKREQLKAKFKDDLQKLYA; encoded by the exons ATGGAGAATTCTGAAGGAAGTTCGTATAACCCACCAACTTTAGAAAACTTAGTCAACACTGTTGGCTTATCTGCTGTGAAAGGTATTGGGATGTATGGGATTGTTGGTGCTGCTGTTGTTGCTATACTTGTACCAGTTTTGCTGTCTAAGATGTTACTTGGTAAGAAGAAGGTAAAACAAAGAGGAGTTCCAGTAGAAGTTGGGGGTGAGGCAGGTTATGCAATCCGCAATAATCGAGCATCTGAGTTGGTCGAAGTTCCATGGAAAGGGGCAACAACCATGGCTGCACTCTTTGAACAGTCTTGTAAAAAGCATTCACGAAACCGATTTCTAGGAACAAGAAAGTTAATTGATAAAGATTTCGTTACAGCTAGTGATGGTAGAAAGTTTGAGAAGCTACACTTGGGCGATTATGAGTGGCAAACTTATGGAGAGGTTTTTGATCGTGCTTGCCACTTTGCATCTGGGCTTGTTAATTTAGGTCATAATGTGGATACCCGAGCTGCCATTTTTGCTGAAACTCAGGCAGAGTGGTTCATTGCCTTTCAG GGCTGCTTTAGGCAAGGTATTACTGTTGTTACTATTTATGCTTCTCTAGGCGAGGATGCTCTCATCCACTCACTGAATGAG ACGCAAGTGACAACCCTGATCTGCGACTCCAAGCAATTAAAGAAGTTGTCTGCTATAAGCTCGAGCCTAAACACTATCAAGAACGTCATTTACTTTGAAGGCGATGGAGCTGCCAATGATTCTGACTTCTCTGGAAGTAGTAGCAAATGGacaatttcatcattttctgaAGTTGAGAAACTTGGGAAAAGAAGTCCTGTTATTCCAAACTTGCCTTCCAAGAATGGAACAGCAGTTATAATGTATACAAGTGGCAGTACAGGCCTACCAAAG GGAGTCATGATTACTCATGGGAACATTGTAGCCACTGCTGCAGCTGTTAAGACTGTGGTTCCAGGACTGGGACAGAATGATGCATACCTTGCATACTTGCCCCTAGCCCATGTTTTTGAACTGGCAGCTGAG TCTGTGATGTTGACTGTAGGTTGTGCAATTGGCTATGGTTCACCGTTGACTCTAACAGACACTTCTAGTAAAATTAAGAAAGGAACCAAGGGAGATGTTTCTGTCTTAAGACCAACTCTACTGACAGCAGTTCCAGCTATTTTAGACCGTGTTAGAGATGGAGTTGTGAAAAAG GTCGAGGAAAAGGGGGGATTTGCAAAGAATCTTTTCAACATTGGGTATAAGCGGCGACTGGCAGCTGTAGAAGGAAGCTGGTTTGGTGCTTGGGGACCTGAGAAAATGCTGTGGGATGCCATTGTCTTCAATAAAGTACGAGCTGTACTTGGGGGTCACCTCCGATTTATGCTCTGCGGTGGAGCTCCTTTATCTAGGGATTCCCAGCGGTTTATCAATATTTGCATAGG GGCTCCCATTGGCCAAGGATATGGCTTAACTGAAACATTTGCTGGGGCTGCATTTACTGAGGCAGATGACACTAGTGTGGGCCGGGTGGGGCCGCCTCTTCCTTGTTGCTACATCAAG CTTGTTTCCTGGGAAGAAGGTGGGTATCTGACTTCTGACAAACCAATGCCCAGAGGAGAAATTGTTGTAGGGGGGTTCAGTGTAACTTCTGGTTACTTTAACAATCCAGAAAAAACTAACGAGGTGTACAAG GTTGATGATAGGGGCATGCGCTGGTTTTATACTGGTGACATTGGACGATTTCACCCTGATGGATGCCTTGAGATTATTGATAGGAAGAAAGATATCGTCAAACTTCAACATGGAGAATATATTTCCTTAGGAAAG GTTGAGGCTGCTTTGATGTCAAGTAATTATGTGGATAATATCATGTTATATGCGGATCCTTTACACAGCTATTGCGTTGCTCTTGTTGTTCCATCACACAAGGATCTGGAAAAGTGGGCCCAAGAAGCTGGCATCAAGTACCAAAATATTTCAGAGCTGTGTGACAAAGCCGAAACTATCAAAGAGGTTCAACAATCCCTTTCCAAG GTAGGAAAAGCTGCAAAACTGGACAAATTTGAGATTCCTCAAAAAATTAAGCTGCTGCCAAATCCATGGACACCTGAGTCTGGATTAGTTACTGCTGCACTCAAGATAAAGAGGGAACAACTGAAGGCTAAGTTTAAAGATGACCTCCAAAAGTTGTATGCTTGA
- the LOC123216517 gene encoding uncharacterized protein LOC123216517, giving the protein MYGIRQRLFLVHRRLHTLSRDGPSESLKGRVAELEKIRKKKNVKKDQVFVEVPESKSYLDTATMPMYLTVAAIALFTKLLMMYDDSISQEMTERRIKNAPPGQGTVRMLTREEWEKFREVRPRTPFESKLARPNARIRTGEPVHMDDLKDWSIDVLTNAFTRAEECAKLNSK; this is encoded by the exons ATGTATGGGATTAGACAAAGGTTGTTTTTGGTTCACAGAAGGTTACATACATTGTCCCGAGATGGCCCATCAGAAAGCTTGAAGGGAAGGGTTGCTGAGTTGGAGAAgataaggaaaaagaagaatgtGAAGAAAGACCAGGTGTTTGTTGAGGTTCCTGAATCAAAATCATATCTGGACACGGCCACTATGCCAATGTATCTCACTGTTGCTGCAATTGCACTCTTTACCAAGTTGCTCATGATG TATGATGACTCAATTTCCCAAGAAATGACTGAGCGTAGAATAAAAAATGCTCCTCCTGGGCAAGGCACGGTTAGGATGCTGACTCGTGAAGAGTGGGAGAAATTTCGGGAGGTGAGGCCAAGGACTCCTTTTGAATCTAAACTTGCTCGTCCAAATGCACGAATAAGGACTGGAGAACCAGTGCACATG GATGACTTGAAGGATTGGTCAATCGATGTGCTCACAAATGCATTCACAAGGGCTGAAGAATGTGCCAAACTCAATTCAAAGTGA
- the LOC123217243 gene encoding LOW QUALITY PROTEIN: GBF-interacting protein 1-like (The sequence of the model RefSeq protein was modified relative to this genomic sequence to represent the inferred CDS: inserted 1 base in 1 codon), which yields MSGGGSRVSIPSNTKKMIANIKEITGNHSEEDIHAMLKECFMDPNETAHRLLLQDTFHVVKRKRDKRKENVNRESAESRWRPALQGQGSXGGRANFSSHYPSRDAGGGKKFGSGRKNGTSQPAEKGVGPTLPTPLEAKHKETTPAASSVSAMAKGPCLVASEGTSVLHSSDLPAGTGINQPEVFSSAAGINKLGRSPSPVDSNKTSTIAFGSGSTQGQPAPISSPLSSSTVCFSSSDPVLVPSNDIQLPGAVGAIKREVGSHRTSNEPNTAAENKLSAVPSEIGSSFMQGKVPSKSHGIMKNQLTESSQPMSIAIHSSSSVSRPPSNYNNRSQEIIGPQKGGSNKEWKPKPTNPTTTQVPGAAATSEVTSVLVEASAQPQSVSSVLDLEETTSKLQKKLGELHLPQRQHVIIPNHIHVPESERTKLSFGSFDPSFGVTTNYVSAQESENSSTPVSEASQVVEETMKEQTASNENTLATAEIGDYPDHSQSPNHVPENLSADSDVSNSAVPEYNESKQETTLLSGGQQYSVVHTNPNSSFGFAPPVLGSQFAPFENSESQARDVSRLPSFVQPFDPASYYAQFYRSGADSDGRVSPFPPPGVVGKYNGNVSVLPPQTTQSPQESGNSLVLSAPGPTPLATQAAGLTQSSIAVTQQPVPVFRPPTGVHISYPPNYIPYGHYFSPFYVPPPTIHQFLNNGAFPQQPQAGSVYPAPQAAATTGAKFSLLQYKPGTNTGNSNHIGMLSGYGPYGSSPAGYTPSSAATAGNSTPNEELGASQFKENNVYITGQQSEGSAVWIAAPGREISSLPGSSFYNLPQGQHVTLAPTQAGHGTFVGIYHPAQTVTAATVHPLLQQSQTMAGAVEMGGPAASVYQQPQHAQINWPSSY from the exons ATGAGCGGAGGTGGGTCTAGGGTTTCAATCCCGAGCAACACGAAGAAGATGATCGCAAACATAAAAGAGATCACAGGTAATCACAGTGAAGAGGATATTCATGCAATGCTTAAAGAATGCTTTATGGATCCCAATGAAACTGCTCACAGGCTTCTCCTTCAgg ATACATTTCATGTGGTCAAAAGGAAACGTGACAAAAGGAAAGAG AATGTGAACAGAGAGTCTGCAGAGTCTCGGTGGAGACCTGCCTTACAGGGCCAGGGAA AGGGTGGCCGGGCTAATTTCTCGTCCCATTACCCATCACGTG ACGCTGGTGGTGGCAAGAAATTTGGTTCTGGAAGGAAAAATGGAACCAGTCAACCTGCAGAAAAGGGTGTTGGCCCAACTCTTCCAACACCCCTGGAAGCAAAACATAAAGAAACAACTCCAGCAGCAAG CTCTGTATCTGCCATGGCCAAGGGTCCCTGTCTTGTAGCTTCTGAAGGCACAAGTGTTCTGCACTCCTCTGATTTACCAGCAGGAACTGGGATAAATCAACCTGAAGTGTTTTCATCAGCTGCTGGCATTAATAAGTTGGGGAGATCACCTTCCCCTGTTGATTCAAACAAGACTTCCACCATTGCATTTGGCTCTGGGTCAACACAGGGGCAGCCTGCTCCAATTTCCAGCCCATTGTCTTCATCAACCGTCTGTTTCTCATCTTCAGATCCTGTGTTGGTGCCATCTAATGATATACAGCTCCCTGGTGCAGTGGGTGCAATTAAGCGTGAAGTGGGGAGTCATCGAACTTCCAATGAACCAAATACTGCTGCAGAGAACAAGTTAAGTGCTG TGCCATCTGAGATTGGTAGCTCATTTATGCAAGGAAAGGTGCCAAGCAAATCCCATGGTATTATGAAGAATCAGCTTACTGAGTCTTCCCAGCCCATGTCTATTGCTATCCATAGTTCCTCTTCAGTTAGTCGACCTCCATCTAATTACAATAACAGGTCACAAGAGATAATAGGCCCTCAGAAAG GTGGTTCTAACAAGGAGTGGAAACCAAAGCCCACAAACCCCACTACTACTCAAGTACCTGGAGCGGCTGCCACATCTGAAGTCACTAGTGTTTTAGTTGAAGCTAGTGCCCAACCACAGTCCGTGTCAAGTGTTCTGGATTTAGAAGAAACAACATCAAAACTGCAGAAAAAGCTGGGGGAGTTACATCTTCCACAACGTCAGCATGTTATAATTCCAAACCATATACATGTTCCTGAATCTGAAAGAACCAAATTGAGCTTTGGAAGTTTTGACCCTAGTTTTGGGGTAACGACTAATTATGTCAGTGCTCAGGAGAGTGAGAACAGCTCCACACCTGTGTCTGAAGCTTCTCAGGTTGTTGAAGAAACTATGAAGGAACAGACTGCAAG CAATGAAAACACGTTGGCAACTGCTGAAATAGGAGATTATCCTGATCATTCACAATCACCTAATCATGTACCCGAAAATTTGTCGGCTGATAGTGATGTATCAAACAGTGCAGTCCCAGAGTATAATGAATCAAAGCAGGAGACAACTTTGCTTTCTGGAGGCCAACAATACTCAGTGGTTCATACTAATCCCAACTCCAGTTTTGGTTTTGCGCCTCCCGTGTTAGGGAGTCAGTTTGCACCATTTGAAAACTCTGAGTCTCAAGCTCGTGATGTTTCTCGGCTTCCAAGCTTTGTA CAACCATTTGATCCAGCAAGTTATTATGCTCAGTTCTACCGATCAGGTGCTGATAGTGACGGTCGTGTTTCCCCATTTCCTCCGCCAGGTGTTGTCGGCAAATACAATGGGAACGTTTCGGTGTTGCCACCACAGACTACTCAGTCTCCACAAGAG AGTGGGAATTCTTTAGTCCTGTCTGCACCAGGTCCAACTCCATTGGCAACTCAAGCTGCTGGACTCACGCAGAGTTCTATAGCTGTGACTCAGCAACCAGTTCCTGTTTTCCGTCCTCCAACTGGAGTGCATATATCTTATCCTCCAAACTACATTCCATATGGCCACTATTTCTCCCCATTCTATGTTCCACCTCCTACCATCCATCAGTTTTTAAACAATGGTGCATTTCCTCAGCAACCTCAAGCTGGCAGTGTCTATCCAGCTCCACAAGCAGCAGCTACAACAGGTGCCAAATTTTCACTTCTGCAGTACAAACCTGGAACAAATACTGGTAACTCGAACCATATTGGAATGCTAAGTGGCTATGGACCATATGGGTCTTCCCCAGCTGGCTATACTCCCAGTTCTGCTGCAACAGCTGGCAACTCTACTCCTAATGAGGAGCTTGGTGCATCCCAGTTCAAGGAAAACAATGTCTACATCACTGGACAACAG AGTGAAGGTTCTGCTGTGTGGATAGCTGCACCAGGCCGAGAGATATCCAGCTTGCCAGGGAGTTCATTTTACAACCTTCCTCAAGGTCAGCATGTAACTTTAGCTCCAACACAGGCTGGTCATGGCACCTTTGTGGGTATCTATCACCCTGCACAAACAGTAACAGCAGCAACAGTACATCCACTTTTACAACAATCTCAGACGATGGCTGGAGCTGTTGAAATGGGGGGACCAGCGGCCAGTGTTTATCAGCAGCCACAGCATGCACAGATCAACTGGCCCAGTAGCTACTGA
- the LOC123217245 gene encoding U-box domain-containing protein 4-like gives MGQDEENTAASTPSTTDQEEAWNQKKEILIHDLAEKLINGDLQTQIEAARDIRKVVKKSSVKTRSKFAAAGVLQPLVLMLVSSNLDACEASLLALLNLAVRNERNKVEIVTAGAIPPLVELLKFQNSSLRELAAAAILTLSAAAPNKPAIAASGAAPLLVEILHSGSVQGQVDAVTALHYLSTCKETSNPILNATAVPPLLKLLKECKKYSKFAEKATALLEILSKSEEGRMAIKNSDGGILTLVETVEDGSLVSTEHAVGALLSLCQSCRDMYRQLILKEGAIPGLLRLTVEGTYEAKERARILLDLLRDTPKEKRLSSSVLEKIFYDIAKRIDGADKAAETAKRLLQDMVQRSMELSMTRIQQRAASSKITST, from the exons ATGGGACAGGATGAAGAGAACACAGCCGCTTCAACACCATCCACCACGGACCAAGAAGAAGCTTGGaaccaaaaaaaggaaattctCATACACGACTTGGCTGAGAAGCTTATAAATGGTGATCTTCAGACTCAAATAGAAGCTGCTAGAGATATTAGAAAAGTAGTCAAGAAATCTTCTGTTAAAACAAGATCAAAGTTTGCTGCTGCTGGAGTTTTACAACCATTGGTCTTGATGCTTGTCTCTTCTAATCTCGACGCCTGTGAAGCCTCTCTCCTTGCTCTCCTCAATCTTGCTGTTAGAAATGAACG TAACAAGGTCGAGATAGTGACGGCTGGTGCCATTCCCCCGCTTGTGGAGCTTCTCAAGTTCCAAAACAGTAGTTTACGGGAATTGGCTGCAGCAGCAATATTAACTCTCTCTGCTGCCGCACCCAACAAGCCAGCCATTGCAGCTTCAGGAGCTGCACCTCTTCTAGTAGAGATTCTCCATTCTGGAAGTGTTCAGGGACAAGTGGATGCAGTCACAGCTCTACACTATCTCTCAACCTGCAAAGAGACTTCCAATCCAATCCTAAATGCTACAGCTGTTCCCCCCCTTCTTAAACTCCTTAAAGAATGTAAGAAATATTCTAAGTTTGCTGAGAAAGCTACAGCATTACTGGAAATCCTCTCAAAGTCTGAAGAAGGGCGAATGGCAATAAAAAATTCAGATGGTGGGATTTTAACTCTAGTAGAGACAGTTGAAGATGGATCTCTTGTAAGCACAGAACATGCAGTTGGAGCTCTGCTTTCTCTATGCCAGAGTTGCCGGGATATGTATCGACAACTTATTCTTAAAGAAGGTGCAATCCCAGGGCTTCTACGACTGACTGTAGAGGGTACCTATGAAGCCAAAGAAAGAGCTCGGATACTCTTAGACTTGCTCAGAGATACTCCGAAGGAAAAGAGACTAAGTTCTTCTGTTttggagaaaattttttatgacattGCTAAACGGATCGATGGAGCAGATAAAGCTGCTGAAACTGCTAAGAGGTTACTACAAGACATGGTCCAAAGAAGTATGGAACTCAGTATGACACGAATCCAGCAAAGGGCTGCATCTTCCAAGATTACATCCACATGA
- the LOC123217244 gene encoding uncharacterized protein LOC123217244 gives MLGRSPLSRAGSFRPENLGQNALAMIGNLCFTAFVLGVLIFTIIAATYEPEDPLFHPSTKITTFLTSTSNATFKSDVTVVKTGEDFMKPNQTVVSTFIKITDVENEISEKGLQAETGTNCEANADSPVDCTDPEVFHLLMRKAIDHFKDIHFYRFGKAVRGDGDNSCDMAWRFRPKEGKTAAFYKDYRRFVIARENCTLSVVSIGDYHSGVNARKKKKRHGFEKTETKEPPGLLVVGEAVNDTLPVVESEKSFSRGKYLVYTDGGDRCKSMNHYLWSFLCALGEAQYLNRTLVMDLTICLNSMYTSSNQDEEGKDFRFYFDFEHLKEAAAVLDKDQFWSDWNQWHKKDGLSLHLVEDVRITPMKLSEVKDTLIMRKFGSVEPDNYWYRVCEGETESVVQRPWHLLWKSRRLMDIVSAIASRLNWDYDSVHIERGEKARNKELWPNLAKDTSPGALISTLADKIEDGRNVYIATNEPDTSFFDPLKDKYTTHFLDEYKYLWDENSEWYHETTKLTKGVAVEFDGYMRVSVDTEVFLRGKKQIETFNDLTNDCKDGINTCSAASS, from the coding sequence ATGTTGGGTCGGTCTCCTCTATCAAGAGCCGGAAGTTTCCGGCCTGAGAATTTAGGTCAGAATGCTCTTGCAATGATAGGCAACCTTTGTTTCACTGCGTTTGTGTTAGGAGTTTTGATCTTCACTATTATTGCTGCTACTTATGAACCTGAGGACCCACTTTTTCACCCCTCAACGAAGATCACCACATTCTTGACATCAACTTCAAATGCCACTTTTAAATCTGATGTCACCGTTGTTAAAACCGGTGAGGATTTCATGAAGCCCAACCAAACTGTGGTTTCCACATTTATTAAGATAACTGATGTTGAGAATGAGATTTCAGAGAAAGGTTTGCAGGCTGAGACGGGGACTAATTGCGAGGCTAATGCAGATAGTCCTGTTGATTGTACTGACCCAGAAGTGTTTCATTTATTGATGAGAAAAGCTATTGATCATTTTAAGGATATACATTTTTACCGGTTTGGGAAGGCTGTACGTGGGGATGGGGATAATAGTTGTGATATGGCATGGCGCTTCCGGCCCAAGGAAGGGAAGACTGCTGCATTCTATAAAGATTATAGGCGGTTTGTAATTGCTAGGGAGAATTGTACTCTTAGTGTGGTGAGTATTGGCGATTATCATTCAGGTGTGAAtgctaggaagaagaagaagagacatGGGTTTGAGAAGACAGAAACAAAGGAACCTCCTGGCTTGTTGGTTGTTGGGGAAGCTGTTAATGATACACTCCCTGTGGTTGAGTCAGAGAAGTCGTTTAGTCGTGGGAAGTACTTGGTATATACGGATGGTGGAGATAGGTGCAAGAGCATGAATCATTACTTGTGGAGTTTCTTGTGTGCTTTGGGTGAAGCACAGTACTTGAACCGAACATTGGTTATGGATTTGACTATTTGTCTGAATTCTATGTATACTTCATCGAATCAAGATGAGGAAGGTAAAGATTTCAGGTTCTACTTTGACTTCGAGCATTTGAAGGAGGCAGCAGCTGTGTTGGACAAGGATCAGTTTTGGTCAGATTGGAATCAGTGGCACAAGAAAGATGGCTTAAGTCTTCACCTAGTGGAGGACGTTCGGATCACACCGATGAAGCTTTCTGAGGTTAAGGATACTTTGATTATGAGAAAATTTGGATCTGTTGAACCAGATAATTACTGGTACAGGGTGTGTGAAGGAGAGACAGAATCTGTTGTTCAGCGGCCATGGCATCTGCTTTGGAAGTCAAGAAGGTTGATGGATATAGTGTCTGCAATTGCATCAAGGTTGAATTGGGATTATGATTCAGTTCACATAGAGAGAGGGGAGAAGGCTAGGAACAAGGAGCTCTGGCCTAACCTTGCAAAAGATACTTCACCTGGTGCACTTATCTCAACCCTAGCAGACAAGATTGAAGATGGAAGGAATGTTTATATAGCAACCAATGAACCTGATACATCCTTTTTCGACCCATTGAAAGACAAGTATACCACCCATTTTCTTGATGAGTACAAGTATCTTTGGGATGAGAACAGCGAGTGGTATCATGAGACAACAAAGCTTACCAAAGGAGTTGCTGTTGAATTTGATGGGTACATGAGGGTGTCTGTCGATACAGAGGTATTCTTGAGAGGGAAAAAACAGATTGAAACTTTCAATGATCTCACCAATGACTGCAAGGATGGTATTAATACCTGCAGTGCTGCATCCAGTTAA
- the LOC123217246 gene encoding probable E3 ubiquitin-protein ligase XERICO has product MGLSSLPAPSEGMLCVILVNTALSISIVKGIVRSILQVVGIHLSESSPSSTSFDLPQPTSESYDGRVSPPVNYVEEFRSQNPAIKFDTLCLCKHPEHECSVCLTQFEPESEINRLSCGHLFHKVCLEKWLDYWNVTCPLCRTPLIPELEEDASCFW; this is encoded by the coding sequence ATGGGCCTCTCAAGTCTTCCAGCTCCATCAGAAGGAATGCTGTGTGTGATTTTAGTGAACACTGCTCTATCAATCTCTATCGTCAAAGGCATAGTCCGATCTATCCTCCAAGTTGTCGGTATCCATCTTTCCGAATCATCGCCTTCATCCACATCCTTCGATTTACCTCAACCCACCAGCGAATCATACGACGGACGTGTAAGTCCTCCAGTTAACTACGTTGAAGAGTTTCGGAGCCAGAACCCTGCAATCAAGTTTGACACATTGTGCCTCTGTAAACACCCTGAACACGAATGTTCTGTATGTTTGACACAGTTTGAGCCGGAATCGGAGATCAACAGGCTGTCTTGCGGTCATCTGTTTCATAAAGTGTGTTTGGAGAAGTGGCTGGACTATTGGAATGTAACATGCCCTCTCTGCAGGACACCATTGATTCCTGAGCTTGAAGAGGATGCCTCTTGCTTCTGGTAA